One genomic segment of Labrus bergylta chromosome 17, fLabBer1.1, whole genome shotgun sequence includes these proteins:
- the LOC109988532 gene encoding lysozyme C, translating to MRSLVFLLLVAVASAKVFERCEWARVLKRSGMDGYRGISLADWVCLSQWESHFNTQATNHGNTDGSTDYGIFQINSRYWCDNGTPSSNACNIRCSDLLTDNVATAITCAKRVVRDPNGIRAWVAWQVHCENRDLSSYVAGCGV from the exons ATGAGGTCTCTGGTGTTTCTGCTCCTGGTGGCTGTGGCCAGCGCCAAAGTCTTCGAGCGCTGTGAGTGGGCCCGAGTGTTGAAGAGAAGCGGGATGGACGGATACCGCGGCATCAGCCTGGCTGATT GGGTCTGTCTGTCCCAGTGGGAGTCGCACTTCAACACCCAAGCCACCAACCACGGCAACACTGACGGATCCACCGACTACGGCATCTTCCAGATCAACAGCCGCTACTGGTGTGACAACGGCACACCCTCATCGAATGCGTGCAACATCAGATGCAGCG ACCTTCTGACTGATAACGTCGCCACCGCCATCACTTGTGCCAAACGTGTCGTCAGGGATCCTAATGGCATTAGAGCCTG GGTGGCTTGGCAAGTTCATTGCGAGAATCGGGACCTGAGCTCCTACGTGGCAGGATGTGGAGTTTAA